AAAGTTTGTGCCTTTCAAACTGCATTTAATGCGTATAACCAGTGCTAAGATGAAAAGAGTGTATCTGAGTGTGCTGATTTTACAGTCAAACATTTTTTGACGATCATAACCTCCAAGCCATCAGCAGTCAACAAATTTTTATTGGAAATTCAGCCCGGCTGTGGCTAATGTGCTGTAGTTTACTTCCTCTGACTGAAACAGAGCACTTGCCTTTAACGACACAGTTGCAACTGTCAAAACAACGCCAGGGTTGAATTTCCTGTCTCATCTGTCCACCGCAAACCTTcaagtttcagttcatttctgaTCAAGTGATCATCGCAATCCTAAACTTGCTTGACAAAGTCCAATATGTTAAACTTTAAACAAGCTATAAAGAAGCAGATTAATATGTACTTAACCACAATACAAAGCCTGTCATTGTTGCATTGAAGTGTGTGCATAGTTCTGTTGACAAGAGTAAACATCTCATCTTAAGATGAGTCAAGTTTTTGAGCTCTTCTGCTTCGCTTGATTACAATTGGTGatcctgaaaataacaaaataaactttttcagCCTAGTGGTATTACCCAGTGCaccttaaaaataaacaaataaaacattaagaactaaatgaatcaaataaaaaaacccaaacaaataaaagttaGTAAAATGTTTAACTTGAAAATAAGACATATTTGGTTGTCACTATCCAGTTTAGGATCACTATCACTCTCACAGCAGATAGTAAAAAGGTCTGTGTTCAGTCACAAGCAATGATAGGCAGCAGCCATGTGATTCATTGTATCGACATGATGCAGTAACATCATGTCGATACATCAACATGTTTAACTAAATCAGTTTTAATGTAATAATCAATTGAATGTGCAGTTTGTAAAGGACATAAATACTATATTGCCATTGCATTtacactttaaaataataatattataatataatttaaaataataaatattataaactAGCTGCAGCGccaataaaaaaatgaatctgcgacaattttgattaaaaaacaatcgttttaataattttttaagcaaaaatgccaaacagttGCTGTaaccagcttctcaaatgtaaggatttaatggttttgtttgtcatatatgataatgATATGTGAGtcaactaaatatctttgggttctgAACTGTTGGCCGGGCAAcatgacatttgaagacatccacttgggctgtgggaaattacagggcttttttttaatagaaaaaaaaagattaattgagaaaataattaacaattaaTAGCAGCCCCATTAGTTGCAGGCCTATTATaaacttgttttcattttgaaaagtcacatgaaTGAAACACAGCCAGCATGTCAACTCATCTACAAACATATTTGATCAGTTTTTTCTCAGAGACACAATGACATTGAAGGTTTCCCAAAAATGACACCAAGATTTCAGAGAAGAGGTTCCGGTGTATGAgatttatattgttattttttacaattgttGAGAAAGCACTTGTATTAATCAGTTGCTTATGATGTTTTCTCTTTCCAGATCCAGCAGATGAAATGGCGGTGAGGCAAAGGATTTTTAACTCAACATCACCGTTCTCCGGGTCATCCCAGGCTGAGCTGAAGGGGTCATACCCATCCTGCTCAGCTGCGGACCAggagacggaggaggaggaagaggaggggaaggacAGTAAAATGAACTACATAGCCTTTAAtcctaaattaaataaactcttGACACATGGGACTGCAGAGCAAGTGGGAAAAATGCCATTGAAGACCTCAACCTTCATTGCCCAAGCTGAATGTAATTATgtctttttgatttttaaaatataataaatcaaataactGTGCGTGGACAGAGAATTAAACATTAACACCATGCTCTCCTCAGGTGAAGCCCAGGAATCCCAAGAGTTTAGTCCATCCTGTCTTGAACGTTCCTTTGTTCCCTCCCCTAACTGCTTCACCAGCAGGTATGACATTACCATGACAACATTGTTTCTGCATTTCACACTTCATATTCGTTTACAGAGGCTATACTGAATTGTTTAATGCCATGTTTGGAATTTACATCGTTGCCATACTTCTGCTTCAGTCTTTCCTCAGAGCACAACAATGTGGCATGCCCAACCACAGCCTCCATCCAGGAGCCGAGCAGCTCATCAGCACAGCTCATCCCAAGAAAGAAAaccaggaagagacagaagcgcaaggggaagaaaaaactggagaagaagaaggagaagcagCGACACAGACATCGAATGCCTTCTGGAGTCCCTGAACAGGAGAGTGGAAGTTCTCTGGTCCAGATCCTGGTAAGAAATCTGGTTATTCTTCACATCTCATTGAGTCTTGCTTATGAAATAGCTATTCAAACTGCTATTAAGAAGTAGGTTGGAACATTGTATACTCTTGTATtcttaaaagaactgagagtgcTTGCAGTGTTGTTCTTGTGAATCATCTTCGAGTACAAATTGCCACATTCTTTGGCAGTCGGAGGCTTGATCTCTAGACATTCCCGTGCAAACATTAGCTTTCCTGTGTTGTGTGAAGTGAATCACTGAATTCAGACAAAGCTGCCTGTCATGGCCTCGAACGTTCAGCCCCTGAGCAAACTCACCTGAGAATGTAAACATTGTCTGATCAACCCTGCTTTTTGCTTGTCTCCTGTAGGAGGAGTCGTCTCTTACTTCTTGCTGTAGCAGCATTGAAAGCTCAgaagagcaggacagagggCCCTCTCTCTACAGCCGACAGATCTACAACACAGGCTCCAGCTGCTCTCCTCTGAACTGGAGGGACCAGGTCTGCAGCTCCCTGTCCAGTCACCATTCCTATGGGCAGGACAGCGACTCAGACTCCCTCAGCAGTCTGGGAGACTATTCTCTGGCCCTTGCTGGCCTCAGGGGCAGCGTCAGTCAGGGGGACCCATGCTACGCACAGCCCTTTTTCAAAGATGTGGAGTGGGAGgcaagagaagaggaagatgagctCTCAGCAGCTCATTCTGTCAGCAATGAGGGAATAATCTTTTATAATGAAGTACGTTCTTCTTTACGACAGtccattttctgtcttctgtcttgGTTTAAAATGTGGTTCAACCAAACTAACTTGTTTCTCTATCAGAAAATCCAGCCTGTGGACTCTGAATACAAGGAAGGGAGGGAATATGTCCTCTCACAGTTCATCAAGGAAGGCTCCTATGGTGAAGTACACAGTGCTCAAGATGTCAACACAGGCTTCAGATTTGCTGTCAAAAAGGTAATGCAGAGCATACCGccctctttattttttttatactacCTGGTTTTAAAGTGTGCTCTGATTGCTCACTCTTTTGTTCCATCCTTTCCTCATAGATCGCCCTTAGGAGGTTCAGCAGTGAGGAGGTGGGTGCGTGGAGTGCCCTCAGATCTCCTCGTGTGGTGGAACTCTTTGGAGTGGTCAGAGAGGGGCCCAATGTTGTCCTTTTCATGGACCACAAATCTGGTAAACAAGCGTCACTTCTGCCTTTCACAGCACATTCAGtaatcactgctgctgctgttgagatTGAGGGTGAGGTTGGAAATGGTTGGGTTGAGATGTGATGAATTAAGTGCAAACACATGTACACTAGGTGCAACATGAGGAAAATGCAGATTACAGAAATACGGATGTGATTAGTGTTGAGATGTGGAAGTGGGTGGTTCTGGGATGCTAGAAATGACTGTTTGAGCGTCCTTGAAGTGTTATGGTCCAAATTACACCAAACATCTGTGATGGGAGAGGCCTGTTTGATACACAATGAAATATCTCACACTTTTCCTTTGTCATCAAATTCCATTCCATAATAGAATGAATAGTTGAATCAGATACTTTGTATTAGTAAATATTAATATAGTCTTTATCCTGGTCTTATCTGTTATTCCAGGCTCCCTAGGCCAGCTGATAGCGGAGCGTGGCCGGCTGCCAGAGGATCTAAGTCTCCACTACCACTCACAAGTCTCAACAGCGTTGGAGTACTTAGTGAAGAAAAAAGTGGTTCATCTAGACATTAAAGGTACGTTATACAAAGggatattttgtcttttttgttcaCAAATTTACAACAGTTAAAGTAATGTTCAAGTCTCATCTCAGTTATACTGAAAAGTCAAAACACAAATGGTGATGCCACAAAGAAAACTGATTTGATCTCTTGAATGTGTATCGTTAAGCCACATAATTACTAGTAATAACTACTAGTAACTAAAGTCATAACTAAAATCCCTCCAACAGTTTTATGAAGACATAGAGACATAAGAAGACATATACTgtggtacttttatttaaatttgttttgaacCCACTAGGTTTAACCTCAAATTAACCATCATCGTAGTACAAATATTTTGTTGTCTAAATagattttctgaaatgcaacaaaagcaaagcaagtagcagattttgttactttttcctCCCAAAAAACTGTTTATCTCTTTATTGCCTACAACTTGATAGTAACATTCCTGTGTCTTCTTAGATATGTTTCTCTACAGTCCACTGTCTGTAGAGTGATGAATTGTctaaaatatgaatgtaaatgttaacTAAAAACAGTGATTAGAccaaaacacagacatcagatATTGGCATCGGTCCATAAACACGTTcagaatatatttttaacagCAGTAAATATACAGATCAAAGTAGCACAACAGTAATAACAGTAAAACTAAATGTGTCAgcttgaaaacaaaaacatacagagaGTAAGTCAGATTTCTAATTAGTTCTCATCAGAGGACTTTGTCTTGGTGCAGCTGTTGTGTGGAACACAAGTGTCATAGATACAGCCTAGATTTGATCCTCAGCACCTGTGTTGTGAAACC
This genomic interval from Siniperca chuatsi isolate FFG_IHB_CAS linkage group LG21, ASM2008510v1, whole genome shotgun sequence contains the following:
- the map3k14a gene encoding mitogen-activated protein kinase kinase kinase 14 isoform X2; amino-acid sequence: MAVRQRIFNSTSPFSGSSQAELKGSYPSCSAADQETEEEEEEGKDSKMNYIAFNPKLNKLLTHGTAEQVGKMPLKTSTFIAQAECEAQESQEFSPSCLERSFVPSPNCFTSSLSSEHNNVACPTTASIQEPSSSSAQLIPRKKTRKRQKRKGKKKLEKKKEKQRHRHRMPSGVPEQESGSSLVQILEESSLTSCCSSIESSEEQDRGPSLYSRQIYNTGSSCSPLNWRDQVCSSLSSHHSYGQDSDSDSLSSLGDYSLALAGLRGSVSQGDPCYAQPFFKDVEWEAREEEDELSAAHSVSNEGIIFYNEKIQPVDSEYKEGREYVLSQFIKEGSYGEVHSAQDVNTGFRFAVKKIALRRFSSEEVGAWSALRSPRVVELFGVVREGPNVVLFMDHKSGSLGQLIAERGRLPEDLSLHYHSQVSTALEYLVKKKVVHLDIKADNVLLSEDGRDTFLCDFGHAERLDNQGQSLSGSKDLKGSETHMAPEIVKGEPRGAKADVWSSCCMLLHMLNGCQPWTRYYTCRLYLKIANEPPPLREIPPDCSPLTAEVIKAGLQKDPTKRASASDLKAKTARALKEVGGLTSPMKGPYTEPLCIANKPPDSLQLINSSAEYEAEEEYQDSVEKLITAGRRMKEMDDDDEEKEANSNESKRSSPFCPQMLISEPNYKRGNKITTVPELELRKLERDFYLSSLSQLHPAEMQEQLLSCLSSDPYSNWEPWDKKDSGRWSLSPGDDFSSGVCSYNSQADVQVFSIDLLSHTQLPPACCFEGVDVCIRDFNRTSIRIRETRRVKVGHIATGISDQISERVFTLETQQGQQVAHDEEVQESGLELCCVPAPDFSSAWRWRIRDGVLETR
- the map3k14a gene encoding mitogen-activated protein kinase kinase kinase 14 isoform X1 — encoded protein: MKDPADEMAVRQRIFNSTSPFSGSSQAELKGSYPSCSAADQETEEEEEEGKDSKMNYIAFNPKLNKLLTHGTAEQVGKMPLKTSTFIAQAECEAQESQEFSPSCLERSFVPSPNCFTSSLSSEHNNVACPTTASIQEPSSSSAQLIPRKKTRKRQKRKGKKKLEKKKEKQRHRHRMPSGVPEQESGSSLVQILEESSLTSCCSSIESSEEQDRGPSLYSRQIYNTGSSCSPLNWRDQVCSSLSSHHSYGQDSDSDSLSSLGDYSLALAGLRGSVSQGDPCYAQPFFKDVEWEAREEEDELSAAHSVSNEGIIFYNEKIQPVDSEYKEGREYVLSQFIKEGSYGEVHSAQDVNTGFRFAVKKIALRRFSSEEVGAWSALRSPRVVELFGVVREGPNVVLFMDHKSGSLGQLIAERGRLPEDLSLHYHSQVSTALEYLVKKKVVHLDIKADNVLLSEDGRDTFLCDFGHAERLDNQGQSLSGSKDLKGSETHMAPEIVKGEPRGAKADVWSSCCMLLHMLNGCQPWTRYYTCRLYLKIANEPPPLREIPPDCSPLTAEVIKAGLQKDPTKRASASDLKAKTARALKEVGGLTSPMKGPYTEPLCIANKPPDSLQLINSSAEYEAEEEYQDSVEKLITAGRRMKEMDDDDEEKEANSNESKRSSPFCPQMLISEPNYKRGNKITTVPELELRKLERDFYLSSLSQLHPAEMQEQLLSCLSSDPYSNWEPWDKKDSGRWSLSPGDDFSSGVCSYNSQADVQVFSIDLLSHTQLPPACCFEGVDVCIRDFNRTSIRIRETRRVKVGHIATGISDQISERVFTLETQQGQQVAHDEEVQESGLELCCVPAPDFSSAWRWRIRDGVLETR